Below is a genomic region from Kribbella qitaiheensis.
CAGGTCCGCGCGCCCGGACAGGACCGGCGCGGTGACCCTTACGAGCTGGCGAGGATCGAGAGACGCGTCTGCGTCGAGGAAAGCGACCACTGGCGCCGTTGCGGCTTCCAAGCCGGCGTGGCAGGCAGCACCGTACCCGCGCACCTCACAGCTGACCACTGTGGCTCCTAGCCGTGCCGCGATCTCTGGTGAGCCGTCGGTGGAACCGTTGTCGACGACAACGGCACGGACGCCATCGGGGAGTCTGCCGAGTACCCATGGCAGGGCGGCGGCCTCGTCGAGGCACGGGAGGATGAGGTCGACTTCTACTGACTGCACCATTCGACGGTAGGGAAGTTCCCGCGGCTACTGGGCCGGAACGCGGCTACGGCTCGCTTACGGCGACTTCCCGACAGCTCTCTGTGGCGCTTGGCGGTGGCTGGAAGATCTAGGCTCGTGCCGTGGCTACTCGTGTTCTAGTGGTGGACGACGACCCGACGGTGTCGAACGTGGTTTCTGCGTACCTGACCAAAGCCGGGTATGAGGCCCGCGTGGTGGCCGACGGCGTACTGGCGCTCGAGGTCTGGCAGCAGTGGAAGCCCTCGGTCGTAGTACTGGATGTGATGCTGCCTGGTCTGTCGGGCCTGGACGTCCTGCGCCGGATGCGTGCGGCCGATGACGGTGCCGCCGTGATCATGTTGTCCGCTCGCGGTGAGGAGGAGGACCGGCTTGTGGGGTTGGAGGTCGGCGCCGACGATTACGTCGTGAAGCCGTTCAGCCCTCGCGAGCTGACCCTTCGGGTGCAGGCGATGCTGCGCCGGGAGGAACGCCTGGGTGGTGTGGATCTCACCCCGACCAAGCTGACCGCTGGGCCGATCACTGTCGACACAGCTGCTCGTACTGCGTTCCTGGCTGACGCTGAGCTGTCACTGACGCACCGCGAGTTCGACCTGCTCGCCTTCCTCGCCGCGCATCCCGGCAAGGCCTACACGAAAGCGGAGCTGCTCCGCCGGGTCTGGGGCTGGGACTTCGGCGACTCGTCGACGGTGACCGTGCATGTGCGCCGGCTGCGGGAGAAGATCGAGGTCGACCCGTCCGATCCGCAGCTAGTGCTGACGGTGCCGCGCACGGGCTACCGGTTCGCAGGGGAGGCCGAATGAACCGCGACACGATGACCATCCTCACGCTGACCACGCTGTCGACGTTGGTGGTCGCGGCGATCGGTGGCGCGATCTTGTGGCAGTTCCGGCGCCGCTCGGTGCGGATCACCATGATCGTGGCTGCGCTCGCGCCGATGGCTGCCGCGCTTGCCGCCGTGCTGCAGAGCGTGCGGGCAATGTTCATCTCGCAGCACGACTCGCTGGTGGTGCTGTGGACTCTGGCGTTCTCGGCGCTGCTGGGGCTCGGGATGTCGGTGCTGCTGGGTCACTGGATCACTGCAGGGTCCCGAGACATCGAGCGTCGCTTGCGGCACCTCGGCACGTCGTACGAGCCTGCTGTGGCCGGTAGTAAGGGCAGCGTGCCTCTGGAGCTGTCTGCACTGACCGACGAGCTGGAGATGACTCGTAAGCGGCTGGCGGCCTCGTCCCAACGCGAGCGTGCTCTGGAGGCCAGCCGGCGGGAGCTGGTCGCCTTCATGTCCCACGACCTCCGTACGCCGCTCGCCGGGTTGCGGGCCGTCTCCGAGGGCTTGGAGGACGGGGTCGTCGACGACGTCCCCGGGGCGCTTCGGCAGATGCGCACCACGGTTGACCGGATGACCGGGTTGGTGGACGACCTGTTCGAGCTGTCCCGGTTGTCGGCCGCACCGCCGCCGCGTCGACGGTCCGCGGTGAGTCTGCGGGAGTTGGCCGAGGACGTGGCAGGGGAGACCTGTGAGCACGCGCGCTCGGAGGGCGTGAAGTTGACGGTGAACATGCCTGATGACGACGACCGGCTCGCGGTGCATGGTGATGCGGACGAGCTGACCCGAGCGGTGACGAACCTGGTCGGCAACGCGATCCGGCACACCGAATCCGGCGGAACCGTGCAGCTGTCGGTAGATCGCGAGTCCGACGGCCGAGTCCGGCTGGCCGTGACCGACGGCTGTGGCGGCATCCCCGACGACGACCTGGAGCGAGTCTTCGACATCGGCTGGCGAGGCGACGAACAACGCACCCCGGCCAACGCTTCAGTCAACAGCAGCGGTGGCGGCCTGGGCCTGGCCATCGCCCGAGGCGTGGTCGAATCCCACGAAGGCACCATCGCAGTAACCAACGTCACCGGCGGCTGCGCCTTCCAGATAGACCTCCCCCCAGTCCCAGCCACCGCCCCGTAGGTCGCCTCAGCTACCTGCCCAACTGCAACCACCCGCGCGCTCAGCTGTCGGCCCCACTCCGCAGTAGCCTCAGCCACAGACCGCTTCAGCTACTCGCCCACCCCGCAGTAACCGCAACCACCCGCGCGCTCAGCTGTCCGCCCCACTCCGCAGTAGCCTCAGCCACAGACCGCTTCAGCTACTCGCCCACCCCGCAGTAACCGCAACCACCCGCGCGCTCAGCTGTCGGCCCCACTCCGCAGTAGCCTCAGCCACAGACCGCCTCAGCTACTCGCCCACCCCGCAGTAACCGCAACCACCCGCGCGCTCAGCTGTCCGCCCACTCCGCAGTAGCCTCAGCCACAGACCGCCTCAGCTGTTGAGCAGGTCCGTGATGCCTGTTCTCAGGTCGTAGTCGGGCTTCCAGTGGAGGGTTTCCCGGAGACGCTCGGACGACGCCGTGATGTGCCTGACGTCGCCAAGGCGGTAGTCACCCGTGACGACGGGCGCGGGACCGCCGTACGCGCGGGACAGCTCTTCGGCCAGATCACCGATCGTCCGGACGGTCCCGCTGCCCACGTTGTACGCCGCGAACTGCGGATGGTCACCCAGCGCGCCGGCAGCCGCAGTCACCGCAGTAGCCACATCGCCGACATGGACGAAATCGCGCCGCTGCCGACCATCCTCGAACACCCGCGGCGCCTCGCCCCGCTCCAACGCGGAGCGGAACAGAGCAGCAACCCCGGCGTACGGCGTATTGCGCGGCATCCCCGGCCCGTACACATTGTGGAACCGCATCGCCGCAACCCGCCCACCCGTCTCGCGGCACCACGCGACCGCCAGGTGCTCGCCATTGAGCTTGGTGGCGGCGTACGTGTTGCGCGGGTCGGTCGGCGCGGTCTCGTCAACCAATCCGGGCCGCAGCGGATCACCACAGAACGGACAAGGCGGCTCGAACTGCCCACCCTCCAGGTCCTGCACCCGCCGAGGACCGGGCGCGACGACACCATGCCGATCGCACTCGTACCGGCCTTCGCCGTACACGACCATCGAGCTCGCGTAGACCAGCTGACGCACCTTCCGCCGACCCATCGCGCGGAGCAGCACCGCCGTACCGAGGCTGTTGCTGCTGACGTAGTCGTCCATGTCGTCGAGATCGACACCCAACCCGACCTTCGCCGCCAGATGCACGACCTTGTCGACCCCGTCCAACGCCCGGTCGACGACCTCGGCGTCACGGATGTCGCCGACGATCAACCCGTCCAGCGCGGGCGGATTCTGATGGACATCCGCACGGAGGGAGTCGAGTACGACGATGTCGTGGCCCTCGGCAACCAGTTGGCGGTGGACGTGTTGCCCGATGAAGCCGGCGCCGCCGGTCAGCAGGATTCTCACCAGAGGTCCACGGCGGCCGTGCCGTCCAGCGAATGCCGGCACTCGCAGTCTTCCGCGGATTTGGGCAACTGCCCGATCACCTCGGCCAGCAGGTCCTTGAGTCGCTCGATGCTCCGGCCGAACACCGCGAACACCTCCGCCTGCGTCACGCCCTCACCGGCGGCGATCCCGGCGTCGTGATCTGTCACCACGGCGACAGAGGTGTAGCAGAGCGCCAGCTCCCTAGCGATCGAGGCTTCCGGCGCGCCGGTCATCCCTACGACCGACCACCCTTGCTCGGCGTGCCAGCGCGACTCGGCCCGAGTCGAGAACCGCGGCCCGTTGATCACCACCATCGTTCCGCTCGCCACCACCCGACCCGGTTCCACGTCGCGGAGCGCCCTCGCGTCCTCGGTCACCGCGGCCAGATGTTGGTTGCCGGCGGCAATCACGGCAGCGCGGCCGACGGCGCAGTACGGGTCGGCGGGGGAGACGTGGACGACGGGGCGCCCGTCGGCGTACACGGTGTGTTTGCGGCCCCAGGTGCGGTCGACGTACTGGTCCGGGACGACGAACGTGCCGGGGGTCAGCTCAGCCTTGAGCGAGCCGACGGCGCACGGTGCGAGGACCTGCCGTACGCCGAGTTCGCGGAGCGCCCAGAGGTTCGCGCGGTAGTTCACCTGGTGGGGTGGGAAGCGGTGGTCCGCGCCGTGTCTGGGGATGAACGCGACCTCGCGACCGTTGACCTCGCCCACCACTGGTGGTTCGCTCGGCCGCCCGAAGGGGGTGTCGAGCTCGACCGGCCGCGCGCCGGACAGGAACGAGTAGAAGCCGGATCCACCGATCACACCGATTTCTGCCATACCTCTGACCCTAGAAGCCGAAAACGCCGCGACTACGCGATTCGCCGACACCGTCAGCAGCCCGTAATCGCCCCGGCCCGTACCGGAGTCGGTGGTTCCCTCCGCCGCTGGGGGTTCCCCCACTGGTGTGCGAGTGGGGGAACCCCCAGGGGGAGGGGGGAACCCCAGGAGGGAGGGGGAACCACCCGCTTCGGCTGAGCGGGTGGTTCCCTCCGCGGAGGGGAGCCCCGGCCCGTACCGGAGTCGGTGGTTCCCTCTGCGGCTGGGGGTTCCCCCACTGGTGTGCGAGTGGGGGAACCCCCAGGGGGAGGGGTGAACCCCGGGAGGGAGGGGGGGACCACCCGCTTCGGCTGAGCGGGTGGTTCCCTCCGCGGAGGGGAGCCCCGGCCCGTACCGGAGTCGGTGGTTCCCTCTGCGGCTGGGGGTTCCCCCACTGGTGTGCGAGTGGGGGAACCCCCAGGGGGAGGGGTGAACCCCGGGAGGGAGGGGGGAACCACCCGCTTCGGCTGAGCGGCTGGATGGTCGAATGGGGGCGTGCAGGCGTACTGGGTGCTGGTGGTGGTGGGAGGTCTGCTGTTGTTGCTGGGCGCCTACCTGAGCTGGACTGCGGGCAGGTTGGATCGGCTGCATCACCGGGTGGCGACCGCGCGAGCCTCGTTGGCGACAGAGCTGGCGCGGAGGTCTGCACTGGTCGCGGAGCTCGCCGGTAGCGGGGTACTCGATCCAGCGTCGTCCCTGCTTCTCCTGGATGCGGCACATCGAGCCCGAACAGCCGAGACCGAGGACCGTG
It encodes:
- a CDS encoding response regulator transcription factor, whose translation is MATRVLVVDDDPTVSNVVSAYLTKAGYEARVVADGVLALEVWQQWKPSVVVLDVMLPGLSGLDVLRRMRAADDGAAVIMLSARGEEEDRLVGLEVGADDYVVKPFSPRELTLRVQAMLRREERLGGVDLTPTKLTAGPITVDTAARTAFLADAELSLTHREFDLLAFLAAHPGKAYTKAELLRRVWGWDFGDSSTVTVHVRRLREKIEVDPSDPQLVLTVPRTGYRFAGEAE
- a CDS encoding sensor histidine kinase produces the protein MNRDTMTILTLTTLSTLVVAAIGGAILWQFRRRSVRITMIVAALAPMAAALAAVLQSVRAMFISQHDSLVVLWTLAFSALLGLGMSVLLGHWITAGSRDIERRLRHLGTSYEPAVAGSKGSVPLELSALTDELEMTRKRLAASSQRERALEASRRELVAFMSHDLRTPLAGLRAVSEGLEDGVVDDVPGALRQMRTTVDRMTGLVDDLFELSRLSAAPPPRRRSAVSLRELAEDVAGETCEHARSEGVKLTVNMPDDDDRLAVHGDADELTRAVTNLVGNAIRHTESGGTVQLSVDRESDGRVRLAVTDGCGGIPDDDLERVFDIGWRGDEQRTPANASVNSSGGGLGLAIARGVVESHEGTIAVTNVTGGCAFQIDLPPVPATAP
- a CDS encoding NAD-dependent epimerase/dehydratase family protein, whose amino-acid sequence is MRILLTGGAGFIGQHVHRQLVAEGHDIVVLDSLRADVHQNPPALDGLIVGDIRDAEVVDRALDGVDKVVHLAAKVGLGVDLDDMDDYVSSNSLGTAVLLRAMGRRKVRQLVYASSMVVYGEGRYECDRHGVVAPGPRRVQDLEGGQFEPPCPFCGDPLRPGLVDETAPTDPRNTYAATKLNGEHLAVAWCRETGGRVAAMRFHNVYGPGMPRNTPYAGVAALFRSALERGEAPRVFEDGRQRRDFVHVGDVATAVTAAAGALGDHPQFAAYNVGSGTVRTIGDLAEELSRAYGGPAPVVTGDYRLGDVRHITASSERLRETLHWKPDYDLRTGITDLLNS
- a CDS encoding S-methyl-5'-thioadenosine phosphorylase gives rise to the protein MAEIGVIGGSGFYSFLSGARPVELDTPFGRPSEPPVVGEVNGREVAFIPRHGADHRFPPHQVNYRANLWALRELGVRQVLAPCAVGSLKAELTPGTFVVPDQYVDRTWGRKHTVYADGRPVVHVSPADPYCAVGRAAVIAAGNQHLAAVTEDARALRDVEPGRVVASGTMVVINGPRFSTRAESRWHAEQGWSVVGMTGAPEASIARELALCYTSVAVVTDHDAGIAAGEGVTQAEVFAVFGRSIERLKDLLAEVIGQLPKSAEDCECRHSLDGTAAVDLW